A part of Methanorbis furvi genomic DNA contains:
- a CDS encoding Nramp family divalent metal transporter, producing the protein MSETSLLQKLKKWFRENFVFFGPGLLLAITAAGEAGVTEATEIGAHYGLALIWVVLFTLVFKYAFTNGIARYTLATGHTIFDALGRIPGPKYWGSVLIIIVYLVEMLAIGGMLMFAAYFLDYLLPGVYSAVLIALFLLVVALAMLRTNSYEVLELFIAVLVGVLSLAIVISLVEFPIPLNLFLEGVIPTIPAGSEMAILAIIGVVGSGLNLMLYSVWLHEKASRHAEIDKSCDLLNETHFRRYIRSVNVDVLIGFFFVALITISFLFLGYSGYTVSFMGHGATLSLDTLITQVLYIVGSIPYGAYVFLALVAFIFFGAVVVGMDGRARAIAKVIGRVGEDTGRQLPSEHTLYQVMLLVFSGIIIASFVISDPMLIIRRIAAFSAIVFGIFGFIVIYLDLKLPKYARGNRLWLMIMGIGSVISIYVALLLESAFLTYGVPLIERMLVVAFVLYIFSKTQLFRKLLNGTANLLDKFWTVILFGAISIYGTVRGIPVDVGGIIINFRDVGPMIAGLIGGPFIGAAAGAIGGIHRYLEGGPTALPCFAATVLAGVVAGLVIRYWKGRLSMFRAAILAIFVECLHLLVVLPALTIPFGSVTAEGVLNIITITILPMCMVNIAGLLIFAYFVRTYDAFASGTAPLFNLQKFRNDLRELMSPSDEEGDENEEEDNNVR; encoded by the coding sequence ATGAGTGAAACCTCTCTACTGCAAAAGCTCAAAAAATGGTTCCGGGAAAACTTCGTGTTTTTCGGTCCGGGTCTTCTTCTTGCAATCACTGCCGCAGGTGAGGCGGGAGTCACCGAGGCCACCGAGATTGGTGCGCACTATGGTCTCGCTCTCATCTGGGTTGTTCTGTTCACACTCGTCTTCAAATACGCATTCACCAACGGCATCGCCCGCTACACTCTCGCAACCGGCCATACCATATTTGACGCCCTTGGTCGAATCCCTGGTCCCAAGTACTGGGGCTCTGTTCTTATCATCATCGTTTACCTGGTTGAAATGCTTGCGATTGGCGGCATGCTCATGTTCGCCGCATACTTCCTTGACTACCTGCTGCCCGGAGTCTACAGTGCGGTACTGATCGCCCTCTTTTTACTCGTCGTTGCCCTCGCCATGCTTCGGACCAACTCGTATGAAGTACTCGAACTGTTCATCGCCGTCCTCGTCGGCGTTCTTTCGCTTGCAATCGTCATCTCCCTTGTCGAGTTCCCCATCCCGCTCAACCTTTTCCTCGAAGGCGTCATTCCAACAATTCCTGCCGGCTCTGAGATGGCAATCCTTGCAATCATCGGCGTTGTGGGTTCCGGTCTCAACCTCATGCTCTACTCTGTCTGGCTGCATGAAAAAGCCAGCCGTCATGCAGAGATCGATAAATCCTGCGACCTTTTGAACGAGACCCACTTCCGTCGCTACATCCGCAGCGTCAACGTTGACGTTCTGATCGGTTTCTTCTTCGTCGCCCTCATCACCATCAGTTTCCTTTTCCTCGGCTACTCAGGCTACACCGTCTCCTTCATGGGTCATGGTGCGACCCTCAGCCTTGACACCCTCATCACCCAGGTACTCTACATTGTCGGCAGTATCCCCTACGGTGCCTACGTGTTCCTTGCACTCGTTGCCTTCATCTTCTTTGGAGCGGTTGTTGTTGGAATGGACGGCCGTGCCCGTGCAATAGCAAAAGTGATTGGCAGAGTCGGCGAGGACACCGGCAGACAGCTCCCTTCCGAACACACGCTCTATCAGGTAATGCTCCTCGTCTTTTCAGGAATCATCATCGCCTCCTTTGTCATCAGCGACCCGATGCTGATCATCAGAAGAATTGCCGCATTCTCTGCGATCGTGTTTGGTATTTTTGGATTCATCGTCATCTATCTGGATCTCAAACTTCCGAAGTACGCCCGCGGCAACCGGCTGTGGCTGATGATCATGGGAATCGGGAGCGTCATCTCGATTTACGTCGCCCTCCTGCTTGAGTCCGCGTTCCTCACCTACGGCGTTCCCTTAATCGAGCGGATGCTCGTCGTTGCGTTCGTGCTCTACATCTTCTCAAAAACCCAGCTGTTCAGAAAACTGCTGAACGGAACTGCCAACCTCCTTGACAAGTTCTGGACGGTGATTTTGTTTGGCGCGATTTCCATCTACGGAACGGTCCGCGGCATTCCGGTTGACGTCGGCGGCATCATCATTAACTTCCGCGATGTAGGCCCCATGATTGCAGGCCTTATTGGCGGCCCCTTCATTGGAGCTGCTGCTGGCGCTATCGGCGGCATCCACCGCTATCTTGAAGGAGGGCCGACCGCACTTCCCTGCTTTGCCGCGACCGTTCTTGCCGGAGTGGTTGCGGGTCTTGTGATCCGGTACTGGAAGGGCAGACTTTCAATGTTCCGTGCGGCTATTCTTGCCATCTTTGTTGAGTGTCTGCATCTGCTGGTTGTTCTCCCGGCGCTTACCATTCCGTTTGGCTCGGTGACTGCGGAGGGTGTTTTGAACATCATCACCATCACCATTCTTCCAATGTGTATGGTCAACATTGCAGGCCTTTTGATCTTTGCCTACTTTGTGCGAACATATGATGCCTTCGCCTCAGGAACAGCTCCGCTCTTTAACCTGCAAAAATTCCGGAATGATCTTCGTGAGCTGATGAGTCCGTCGGATGAAGAGGGGGACGAAAACGAAGAGGAGGATAACAATGTCAGGTAG
- a CDS encoding ABC transporter substrate-binding protein has protein sequence MSGSHHNKPPRTKWTNLIDVVLIVIMIVLFVIVFHPFGTTLSEPFPEDEVVIAAMLPLEGPLRDFGVEYQHGIEMAVEDVNAAGGIRGVPLRVEYFNDKGDENISVSQINEIRDRGIPIMIGAIGSGNSIAIAPYAQAYDILMLSPGSTAAALTSFQDAYRTVSSDVYQGGGMTKILGGVDGVDSVVVFYLGNQYGKSLLSSFEHDVDYYLPMTSVTKIEVDENKPIDTAEVTSVMKQANPNAVVLIVYPDQGIDIMQAANAAGLDPIWFGSDTMTSHDVPVEVGEYSEGMVGFTQAHRLTTPSFGERYLETYNETTSISFPVSYGYDAVMLLATCIADGGYSYEGVKDSLDKIRYVGIVGPRVFDENGDVQPAYDLMVIRDGSWQSLKWNEILTYDYNLSH, from the coding sequence ATGTCAGGTAGCCACCACAACAAACCGCCGCGTACGAAATGGACGAATCTTATCGACGTAGTGCTGATTGTGATAATGATCGTTCTGTTCGTCATCGTGTTTCATCCGTTCGGGACAACACTTTCCGAACCGTTCCCTGAGGATGAAGTGGTGATTGCCGCGATGCTTCCCTTGGAAGGTCCTCTGCGTGATTTCGGTGTTGAGTATCAGCACGGTATCGAGATGGCGGTGGAGGATGTGAATGCGGCTGGCGGTATCCGCGGTGTTCCTTTGAGGGTTGAGTACTTTAACGACAAAGGTGATGAGAACATCTCTGTTTCCCAGATCAATGAGATACGGGACAGGGGAATTCCGATAATGATCGGTGCGATCGGCAGCGGAAACTCGATTGCAATTGCTCCATACGCACAGGCTTATGATATTCTGATGCTGTCTCCGGGTTCGACCGCGGCAGCCCTGACCAGTTTTCAGGATGCATACCGGACGGTCTCTTCTGATGTGTATCAGGGCGGCGGTATGACCAAGATTCTTGGCGGCGTTGATGGTGTGGACTCGGTGGTTGTTTTTTACTTAGGAAATCAGTACGGAAAGAGTCTGCTGTCTTCGTTTGAGCATGATGTCGATTATTATCTGCCGATGACCTCTGTAACCAAGATTGAGGTTGATGAAAACAAGCCGATCGATACGGCAGAGGTGACCTCTGTGATGAAACAGGCTAATCCTAACGCTGTTGTGTTGATTGTGTATCCTGATCAGGGTATTGATATCATGCAGGCCGCGAACGCAGCAGGTCTTGATCCTATCTGGTTTGGTTCGGATACGATGACTTCGCATGATGTTCCGGTCGAGGTCGGCGAGTATTCCGAGGGAATGGTCGGGTTCACGCAGGCTCACCGGTTGACAACACCGTCGTTTGGTGAACGGTATCTGGAGACCTACAATGAGACGACGTCGATCTCGTTCCCAGTGTCGTACGGGTATGATGCGGTGATGCTTCTTGCGACCTGTATTGCGGACGGCGGGTATTCGTATGAGGGAGTGAAGGATTCGCTTGATAAGATCAGGTATGTCGGTATTGTCGGCCCCAGGGTGTTTGATGAGAATGGTGATGTGCAGCCAGCGTATGATCTGATGGTTATCCGGGACGGATCATGGCAGTCGTTAAAGTGGAATGAGATTCTGACCTACGATTATAATTTATCGCACTAA
- a CDS encoding SAM-dependent methyltransferase encodes MDFAEIETITQGTLKIMNPISEEKLLQAGKTAGLAPKKRVLDIGCGNGTTLSLWHKAFGITGTGIELRQSSAATARNTLAGTTIEIRCVDAATLVPKEPYNTVAALGTSFIFGGAEKALAHLAEHADENGSTIVIGDRFWRTDRVPAEFAREWREVPTAYEIASTARDLGFTLAGMITASTDEWDAYESAIWKNALEYIDARENDPASDEVALYLEQIQDEYLAYGREYMGWGLFVLRQ; translated from the coding sequence ATGGACTTTGCGGAAATTGAAACAATAACACAGGGAACGCTCAAAATCATGAATCCGATTTCCGAAGAAAAGCTCCTGCAGGCAGGAAAGACAGCAGGACTTGCGCCAAAAAAACGGGTGCTTGATATCGGCTGTGGAAACGGAACCACGCTTTCCCTCTGGCACAAAGCATTCGGGATTACCGGAACCGGCATCGAGTTAAGGCAGAGCTCTGCGGCAACGGCCAGAAACACCCTTGCCGGAACAACGATTGAAATCCGCTGCGTCGATGCCGCAACACTTGTTCCAAAAGAGCCTTACAACACCGTTGCGGCTCTTGGCACATCCTTCATCTTCGGAGGAGCAGAAAAAGCCCTCGCACACCTCGCCGAACATGCAGACGAAAACGGCAGCACGATTGTTATCGGCGACCGGTTCTGGCGCACCGACCGAGTACCCGCAGAGTTCGCACGCGAGTGGAGGGAGGTTCCGACAGCCTACGAGATTGCCTCGACCGCACGCGATCTTGGATTCACGCTTGCCGGCATGATAACCGCATCAACTGATGAATGGGATGCATACGAATCGGCAATCTGGAAAAATGCCCTCGAGTACATCGATGCCCGCGAAAATGATCCGGCATCCGACGAGGTGGCGCTCTATCTTGAACAGATACAGGATGAGTACCTCGCCTACGGTCGCGAGTACATGGGATGGGGACTGTTTGTCCTGCGGCAGTGA
- a CDS encoding ROK family protein, whose protein sequence is MNENTHVASVDLGATNIRAGIIRKDGTVVAFSAEGVSKGSCAGGRAVTEQIASMISSMIKKTGITPDAIGISTAGPVDQKAGSVIRSPNMHCPEIFLREPLSDLFGVPAVMLSDCKAGVLGEYFYGDAASAHTVVYLTFSTGIGCGVIANESLLSGADGNAGEVGHVLVDMNYHVQCGCGGFGHWEAYASGSGIPKFFRSWYEKKCEGRCLAKADLSTGQILQSANLGSRLFLEFTEELAVVNGRGLSTVIAAYNPDLMILDGPVVRNYPSLVAGKMATQVEGYLRMPEIRLTKLEGKAPLIGAAAAAFRIGVL, encoded by the coding sequence ATGAACGAGAACACCCATGTTGCATCAGTTGATCTCGGCGCAACGAACATTCGTGCGGGAATTATTCGTAAAGACGGGACGGTTGTTGCGTTTTCCGCAGAAGGTGTTTCGAAAGGTTCCTGCGCCGGCGGCAGGGCGGTGACCGAGCAGATCGCATCCATGATCTCGTCCATGATCAAAAAAACCGGCATTACTCCTGATGCGATCGGCATCAGTACAGCAGGCCCGGTGGATCAGAAGGCAGGATCTGTCATCAGGTCGCCGAATATGCACTGCCCGGAAATTTTTCTCCGCGAGCCGCTCAGTGATCTGTTCGGGGTGCCGGCAGTGATGCTCTCTGACTGCAAGGCAGGAGTTCTGGGCGAGTACTTTTACGGCGATGCGGCATCAGCGCACACCGTAGTTTACCTGACATTTTCAACAGGTATTGGCTGCGGCGTGATTGCAAACGAATCGCTTCTGTCGGGAGCTGATGGAAATGCCGGAGAAGTGGGGCATGTTCTTGTTGATATGAACTATCATGTTCAGTGCGGCTGCGGCGGTTTCGGCCACTGGGAGGCGTATGCGAGCGGGAGCGGCATTCCGAAATTTTTCCGCTCATGGTACGAAAAAAAATGCGAAGGCCGCTGCTTGGCAAAGGCAGATCTTTCCACGGGACAGATTTTACAGTCTGCAAATCTTGGAAGCAGACTATTTCTTGAGTTCACCGAAGAGCTCGCGGTGGTGAACGGCCGGGGACTCTCAACAGTGATTGCGGCATACAATCCTGATCTCATGATCCTTGACGGGCCGGTTGTCAGAAATTATCCGTCGCTTGTTGCAGGAAAAATGGCGACACAGGTTGAAGGGTATTTGCGAATGCCTGAGATCAGACTGACGAAACTTGAGGGAAAAGCTCCATTGATTGGGGCGGCTGCGGCGGCGTTTCGGATCGGGGTTTTGTAA
- a CDS encoding zinc ribbon domain-containing protein: MLKSFTRNFEDNSTDAGFQFTFYCDICSDGYKSSFIESETYKKKSGLKGLGQGIGIVGSLFGGVAGSVGNAAQRGGSVLSERFDGKSPEWQKEHERAFEMAQNESRQHFHRCPSCNKYVCDACWNEEEGLCTDCAPRQEIYVAKTRADAMKRNIDSAGETATVWQGAIESKTTICPVCGKPAGNGKFCNNCGASMELKACPNCGAKNALTVRFCNNCGTNLAEAAAPPAQPGKCSSCGAENPPGTKFCGDCGAKL; the protein is encoded by the coding sequence ATGCTGAAATCATTTACCCGGAACTTTGAGGACAACTCAACAGATGCCGGATTCCAATTTACCTTTTACTGCGACATCTGCAGTGACGGATACAAAAGTTCCTTTATCGAAAGTGAGACCTACAAAAAGAAAAGCGGCCTGAAAGGACTGGGGCAGGGCATCGGAATTGTAGGCAGTCTGTTCGGAGGAGTGGCAGGTTCTGTCGGCAACGCCGCACAACGGGGAGGAAGTGTTCTATCCGAACGGTTTGACGGCAAAAGTCCCGAGTGGCAGAAGGAACATGAACGTGCCTTTGAAATGGCGCAGAACGAATCAAGGCAGCACTTCCATCGCTGTCCGTCCTGCAACAAGTACGTCTGTGATGCCTGCTGGAACGAAGAAGAAGGTCTCTGTACCGACTGCGCCCCGCGTCAGGAAATTTATGTGGCAAAAACCCGTGCGGATGCGATGAAACGCAACATCGATTCGGCAGGAGAGACGGCAACAGTCTGGCAGGGGGCGATTGAAAGCAAGACCACGATCTGCCCGGTCTGCGGCAAACCTGCCGGCAACGGAAAATTCTGCAACAACTGCGGAGCTTCGATGGAGCTGAAAGCCTGCCCGAACTGCGGAGCGAAAAATGCTCTGACAGTTCGGTTCTGCAACAACTGCGGTACAAATCTTGCTGAGGCTGCGGCGCCTCCTGCGCAGCCGGGAAAGTGTTCCTCCTGCGGGGCGGAAAATCCGCCGGGCACGAAGTTCTGCGGAGATTGCGGAGCGAAACTCTGA
- a CDS encoding DUF3566 domain-containing protein: protein MHDDLYVEEDLQHERIFNKTEQQPPEQIKQLHPEELLMETREIRHVGVLSVAKFCAAICLIFSLISAVFSALFLYFGINVVDAYTTTLTLSNGIAALALTMLIIAVMGVIIGFISGAIAAFIYNIAAGVFGGIKIDLA, encoded by the coding sequence ATGCATGATGATCTATATGTAGAAGAGGACCTTCAGCATGAACGAATCTTCAACAAAACAGAACAACAACCCCCTGAACAGATCAAACAGTTACACCCGGAGGAACTTCTGATGGAAACCCGTGAAATCAGACATGTCGGCGTACTTTCCGTCGCAAAATTCTGTGCTGCAATCTGCCTGATCTTTTCTTTGATCAGTGCAGTCTTCTCTGCCCTGTTTCTCTACTTCGGCATCAACGTAGTTGACGCATACACCACCACGCTCACGCTCTCTAACGGCATTGCCGCACTGGCTCTCACCATGCTGATAATTGCCGTCATGGGAGTGATCATCGGCTTCATCTCAGGCGCCATCGCTGCGTTCATCTACAACATTGCTGCCGGAGTCTTCGGAGGCATAAAAATCGACCTCGCCTGA
- a CDS encoding helix-turn-helix transcriptional regulator, with protein sequence MSIILRLDRVMADRKMSLNELSEKVGVTNVNLSKIKTGKISAIRFSTLEAICKALNCQPGDILEYQPDEESQ encoded by the coding sequence ATGTCCATCATTTTAAGACTTGACCGCGTAATGGCTGACCGAAAAATGTCGTTGAACGAGCTTTCGGAAAAAGTCGGCGTGACCAATGTCAATCTTTCGAAGATCAAGACCGGTAAAATCAGTGCGATACGATTCTCGACGCTTGAGGCGATCTGCAAGGCGCTCAACTGCCAGCCGGGAGATATTCTTGAGTATCAGCCTGATGAAGAGAGTCAGTGA
- a CDS encoding winged helix-turn-helix transcriptional regulator, which translates to MSTKQTAVLLILFLGIFAAVLIFVPSEIPPPPPEVITAKEPEICTISFARSYGETWEQAQIHSGDEHYYTQIESWFENADDFREEMDAWYGKDNWPIYGVQFGWAVTFLARTGTSEEEIDRIYTMMNASMEKVGLENVAVTFKSRIPVTVVQPVIQVAPYNTVVKTYGTTWEEIWEREGKEYDYGRIWSWYYNNTGNYGEVTKGTKYYGDPLRNPINRIEYGWTITVWTDPISLTEMDQVYEKINRSMAKEGLWGIPVQFKYGEKFIADSQVYTVYITGHLTSGLTLTTEKDSIVRTRPQQNHLKSFLLILLTAAVAAVGFSRVLELPSDPESRPQKIAKFIEVHPGCSQKEITDATGYSRGSVLYNLKLLEQKKIVREAAYYGTIRYFSREANTSAMERMFHTILDQEKPARVLRAIVESPGISDTELAEKIGIAGTTLAWHLGRFADAGIVMRTKEGSVLTPEALEVWQNLFYSE; encoded by the coding sequence ATGTCAACGAAGCAGACGGCGGTTCTTCTGATACTATTCCTTGGAATTTTTGCTGCCGTTCTGATCTTTGTTCCCTCAGAAATTCCGCCTCCGCCACCGGAGGTGATCACCGCAAAGGAACCGGAGATTTGCACCATCAGTTTTGCCCGGTCGTACGGAGAGACCTGGGAACAGGCACAGATTCACAGCGGTGATGAGCATTACTATACACAAATTGAGAGTTGGTTTGAGAATGCTGATGATTTTCGTGAGGAGATGGATGCCTGGTACGGCAAGGACAACTGGCCGATTTACGGCGTACAGTTTGGATGGGCGGTAACTTTTCTCGCCCGTACCGGAACTTCAGAGGAGGAGATCGACCGAATCTATACAATGATGAATGCGTCGATGGAAAAAGTTGGGCTGGAAAATGTGGCGGTTACGTTCAAAAGCAGAATTCCGGTCACGGTGGTACAGCCTGTGATACAGGTCGCCCCGTACAATACGGTGGTGAAAACTTACGGAACAACGTGGGAAGAAATATGGGAGCGGGAAGGAAAGGAGTATGATTATGGGCGGATCTGGAGCTGGTACTACAACAATACCGGAAATTATGGAGAGGTCACGAAGGGCACAAAATATTATGGTGATCCTCTGAGAAATCCGATAAACCGGATTGAGTACGGCTGGACGATTACCGTCTGGACTGATCCGATCTCGCTTACGGAGATGGATCAGGTCTATGAAAAAATAAATCGATCAATGGCCAAAGAAGGACTCTGGGGAATTCCTGTTCAGTTCAAATACGGAGAAAAGTTCATTGCAGATTCCCAAGTCTACACAGTCTACATCACCGGTCATCTCACGTCAGGTCTCACGCTCACCACGGAAAAAGATTCCATCGTCCGAACGCGGCCGCAGCAAAATCATCTCAAATCATTTCTTCTCATCCTCCTGACCGCGGCGGTTGCGGCGGTAGGATTTTCCCGGGTTCTTGAACTGCCAAGCGACCCTGAGTCGCGGCCGCAGAAAATTGCAAAATTCATCGAAGTACATCCCGGCTGTTCGCAGAAAGAGATCACCGATGCCACCGGCTACTCACGGGGCTCTGTTCTTTACAATCTCAAACTGCTGGAACAGAAAAAGATCGTGCGGGAGGCGGCCTACTATGGAACCATCCGCTACTTTTCGCGGGAAGCGAACACGTCGGCGATGGAGAGAATGTTTCACACCATCCTTGATCAGGAAAAACCTGCACGCGTACTTCGTGCGATTGTAGAAAGTCCTGGAATCTCTGATACCGAGCTTGCAGAAAAAATTGGAATAGCAGGGACTACCCTTGCCTGGCATCTGGGAAGGTTCGCCGACGCAGGTATTGTCATGAGAACAAAGGAAGGGAGTGTGTTAACGCCAGAGGCTCTGGAGGTCTGGCAGAATTTATTTTACTCGGAGTGA
- a CDS encoding zinc ribbon domain-containing protein: protein MLDQLMKGMMPDGGKEKTKEEKPKKSEFEGFAECLLFSETARITVDEDALLITTALDQLPIPYGEIISFVFTNYRLEIVTVHETITISQMGQTGQWLYDHLYAAYNAAVLKAFLVEGSPEMEVRGSFETEDAGGTIQGEAVVRLYKNCVCILPANDHGRRIPLCFVSGIEKGNFSLTLSLLTGERYMLSKMGYETDHFIGKVTEGLRSLRERSVTQLQECDSSLRSMQAAMAAKLMPEGVNAAVGKLSAAAPTLMAELEKLIKESRISGSYPVLKRLCGDERLFFGMKAPVKEEGKQPTLSGMPVISGGDDSKMNAAVPGPQKPLFWLIAVGKETAAVELALPGDEAAATYLYRIEGEPETFALILNHGMEATDFRRELFTLTDEELAKPGRMTEAMLIHRTPALQLMRKCFVGRVIHSSPEKWEREMEKYLSSIHERGKEGEQQQQTRFCTNCGAKISSGAKFCGECGAKISL, encoded by the coding sequence ATGTTGGATCAGCTGATGAAGGGCATGATGCCTGACGGCGGAAAAGAAAAGACCAAAGAGGAGAAACCAAAAAAATCAGAGTTCGAGGGGTTTGCGGAGTGCCTGCTGTTTTCCGAAACAGCGAGGATCACCGTCGATGAGGACGCTCTGCTGATCACCACTGCGCTTGATCAGCTGCCAATTCCGTACGGTGAGATCATCAGTTTTGTGTTCACAAACTACCGGCTGGAGATCGTGACCGTTCACGAAACGATCACGATCTCGCAGATGGGCCAGACCGGGCAGTGGCTGTACGATCATCTGTATGCCGCCTACAATGCTGCGGTGCTGAAGGCCTTTCTTGTGGAAGGCAGTCCTGAGATGGAGGTCAGGGGATCGTTCGAGACTGAGGATGCCGGAGGGACCATACAGGGGGAGGCGGTTGTCCGGCTCTATAAAAACTGTGTCTGTATCCTGCCTGCAAATGATCATGGCCGCAGGATTCCTCTCTGCTTTGTCTCTGGAATCGAGAAGGGAAATTTTTCTCTTACCCTTTCCCTTCTGACCGGCGAGCGGTACATGCTCTCGAAGATGGGATACGAGACCGACCATTTTATCGGAAAAGTGACCGAAGGTCTTCGCTCACTGCGGGAACGGTCAGTCACGCAGCTACAGGAATGTGATTCATCGCTTCGTTCTATGCAGGCGGCGATGGCAGCAAAACTGATGCCCGAAGGTGTGAACGCTGCGGTTGGAAAACTTTCCGCCGCAGCGCCCACACTTATGGCAGAGCTGGAGAAACTGATCAAAGAAAGCAGAATTTCCGGCAGTTATCCGGTACTGAAACGTTTGTGCGGGGACGAGCGATTATTTTTCGGGATGAAAGCGCCGGTAAAGGAGGAGGGAAAACAACCAACACTATCTGGAATGCCAGTGATCTCTGGCGGTGACGATTCCAAGATGAATGCGGCAGTACCCGGACCACAAAAGCCGCTGTTCTGGCTCATAGCTGTCGGGAAGGAAACAGCGGCAGTGGAGCTTGCACTGCCCGGAGATGAGGCGGCGGCAACGTATCTCTACCGCATTGAAGGTGAACCGGAAACGTTTGCGCTGATTTTGAATCACGGGATGGAGGCAACGGACTTCCGGCGGGAACTGTTCACGCTGACGGATGAGGAACTTGCAAAGCCCGGCCGTATGACCGAAGCCATGCTGATTCACAGAACACCTGCATTGCAGTTGATGCGGAAATGTTTTGTCGGACGCGTGATTCACTCAAGTCCAGAGAAATGGGAGAGAGAAATGGAAAAATATCTCTCATCCATACACGAGAGAGGAAAAGAAGGAGAGCAGCAGCAGCAGACGCGGTTCTGTACAAACTGCGGTGCAAAGATCAGCAGCGGCGCTAAATTTTGTGGAGAGTGCGGAGCGAAAATATCACTCTGA
- a CDS encoding DMT family transporter, with amino-acid sequence MKKLSGSVVLCSVLVVLAACCYGILSTIVKIALGNGVGIPVILVGKFFYGWVILLALVIVVHFLFPRTDKPAKSTLPPWKRGVVLFFTGIVMCLVTVCYFYSVSYLPVSVAVILLFQFSWMGVVIEAVANRKMPSRNQLIAVLIIFVGTIFAGGTIGFGMDINPFGVVLGLLAAFFYALFVFLSGRVEPSMRPMNRSFFIATAGFIFVCALIACIDSPAAIPAGIFGSDAIVYGIALGLFGVALPVLFLAIGAPRISTGMATILNSIELPVEVLAAAIVLVEAVSAWQWLGVLIILAGIAFPHLMEKKISSGLVEDAA; translated from the coding sequence ATGAAAAAACTGTCCGGATCAGTAGTGCTGTGCTCGGTTCTCGTGGTACTTGCCGCCTGCTGTTACGGTATTTTATCAACGATCGTCAAGATCGCTCTTGGAAACGGTGTGGGAATCCCGGTAATTCTGGTTGGCAAATTCTTCTACGGATGGGTCATCCTTCTGGCTCTTGTGATTGTCGTTCACTTCCTGTTCCCGAGAACGGATAAACCGGCAAAGAGTACGCTGCCTCCGTGGAAACGCGGTGTTGTTCTTTTCTTTACCGGCATTGTGATGTGTCTGGTGACGGTCTGCTACTTCTACTCGGTGAGCTATCTGCCGGTTTCGGTTGCCGTGATTCTTCTGTTCCAGTTTTCATGGATGGGTGTAGTCATTGAAGCCGTGGCAAACCGCAAAATGCCGTCACGCAATCAGCTTATTGCGGTACTGATTATTTTTGTCGGCACGATCTTTGCCGGAGGAACGATCGGATTTGGTATGGACATCAATCCGTTCGGTGTTGTGCTTGGTCTTCTTGCAGCATTTTTCTACGCACTCTTCGTGTTCCTGAGCGGACGTGTTGAGCCTTCGATGCGACCGATGAACCGGAGTTTCTTCATTGCGACCGCCGGATTCATCTTTGTCTGTGCTCTTATTGCCTGCATCGACAGCCCGGCAGCAATTCCTGCAGGAATCTTCGGCAGTGATGCGATTGTCTACGGTATTGCCCTTGGTCTGTTCGGTGTTGCGCTGCCGGTTCTTTTCCTTGCGATTGGCGCTCCCCGTATCAGTACCGGTATGGCGACGATCTTAAACTCCATCGAGCTGCCTGTTGAGGTGCTTGCCGCAGCGATCGTTCTGGTCGAGGCGGTGTCTGCATGGCAGTGGCTTGGTGTGTTGATCATTCTCGCAGGTATTGCATTCCCGCATCTGATGGAGAAAAAAATTTCGAGCGGCCTTGTTGAGGACGCTGCATAA